A portion of the Lampris incognitus isolate fLamInc1 chromosome 9, fLamInc1.hap2, whole genome shotgun sequence genome contains these proteins:
- the si:ch73-22o12.1 gene encoding uncharacterized protein si:ch73-22o12.1: protein MENKWREEGEQAGRDKERRAEDRCRQKNLPSSTTDIIQPPLSPPPFLFLSSSLSPLLSLLDIAFSCLSFLLPLFSFSLSILWVCVLFFFLTYVFLSFLLLPCPPPPPSSSTEPSVNPSNAGVVAGAVIGSLLALLLVAALIAVLVTRSRRQQQGYRANSGGDMKSRIFGGGKKASKNGTGAGAGSGGIGNNNGPIYVYNDGSAHQGLGEKNNHHHQPLTIGGRPEVAATTPTAQDILLSAELDEAERRKFDELEEEEERYDHFAGGAPILQLRPPHDQDDIIGGYLDDDMESQRDGSVISRTAVYV from the exons ATGGAGAACaagtggagggaggagggggagcagGCGGGCAGGGATAAAGAGCGGAGAGCCGAGGACAGGTGCAGACAGAAAAACC TTCCGAGCAGCACCACTGACATCATCCAACCCCCgctttctccccctccctttcttttcctctcttcctccctctccccacTTCTCTCTCTTCTTGACATTGCCTTTTCCTGCTTGTCCTTCCTGCTGCCTCtgttttccttttctctctccattctctGGGTCTGTGTCTTGTTCTTCTTTCTCACCTATGtattcctttctttccttctccttccctgcccccccccaccaccctcctCCTCTACAGAACCCTCAGTGAACCCATCCAATGCCGGCGTGGTGGCGGGGGCTGTGATTGGCTCCCTGCTGGCCCTCCTCCTGGTCGCAGCTCTCATCGCTGTTCTTGTGACCCGAAGCCGCAGGCAACAGCAGGGTTACCGTGCCAACAGCGGCGGCGACATGAAGTCGCGCATATTCGGCGGAGGCAAGAAGGCCAGCAAGAACGGCACTGGGGCCGGTGCAGGCAGCGGGGGCATCGGTAACAACAACGGGCCCATCTACGTGTACAACGACGGCTCTGCCCACCAGGGCCTCGGAGAGAaaaacaaccaccaccaccagccgctCACCATAGGGGGGCGGCCCGAGGTGGCGGCCACCACACCCACCGCCCAGGACATCCTTCTGAGCGCCGAGCTGGACGAGGCGGAGAGGAGGAAGTTTGATGagctggaggaggaagaggagcggtATGACCACTTTGCTGGAGGGGCTCCCATCCTCCAGCTCCGCCCACCCCATGACCAGGACGATATAATTGGTGGTTACCTGGATGATGACATGGAGTCCCAGAGGGATGGCTCCGTCATCTCACGGACTGCCGTTTATGTGTAG